In a genomic window of Vibrio gigantis:
- a CDS encoding ABC transporter ATP-binding protein, translating to MPKSQHAAQDEQLRESKPEASSMYRRLLAYSLPHKARFLLALGMLAIAVGAEMAIPWLAKIILDDVIVPQKFELQHLVILTGGVIAFYIIAALFTYLQAVTFRHSALLVVNDIRRELFRHVLNFPINTFDKLAAGKLVSYITNDTEAMRNMFVSTFPTIIQGALRIVVIFIAIALLDWRLMLLSLVLIPVLLMTMHMYRKISMPVFDGIRIQVSNINGRLNESLQGMALIQAFRQQQSFKEKFEQENQSWFEFRTKSIAIDSFMLIPLTRLVSTLTAAGIVAWFAGASFSTVVEVGTLYAFLNYIERFFDPFRQLSMELRKLQVATVSSKRVFELLDDESEHDRYSREKVQVSEPYDIEFKNVQLSYEEGNPVLNDVSFVAKGGQFTAIVGHTGSGKSSVINLLMRFYDYQRGEVLIGGKPLSDFPEEQLRQMFGLVSQDPTIFSGSVLENIDLTGSHLAEGSHSQKRARKLKAVTAAKQVKAHSFISRLTDGYDHHPGQGGASFSVGEKQLLALARAISHDPKIFLLDEATANIDSDTEEAVKMALEEIQDGRTVITVAHRLSTIKHADQILVMNKGQIVQSGTHDELVHQNGDYRDLYLAQKEQEEKEHLSSKLGLSAVTA from the coding sequence ATGCCTAAGTCACAACACGCTGCTCAAGATGAACAGTTACGTGAGAGCAAGCCAGAAGCAAGCTCAATGTACCGTCGCCTATTGGCTTACTCACTGCCTCATAAAGCTCGATTCTTACTGGCTTTGGGAATGTTAGCGATTGCCGTCGGAGCGGAAATGGCGATCCCATGGCTAGCGAAAATCATCTTAGATGATGTGATTGTTCCGCAGAAATTCGAGCTTCAACACCTAGTTATACTCACGGGTGGAGTGATAGCGTTTTATATCATTGCAGCGCTGTTTACTTATTTGCAAGCGGTGACCTTCCGTCACAGTGCTCTGTTGGTGGTAAATGATATTCGTCGAGAGTTGTTTCGTCATGTACTTAACTTCCCGATCAATACCTTCGATAAGTTGGCAGCGGGTAAGTTGGTGTCGTATATCACCAATGATACGGAAGCGATGCGGAATATGTTCGTTTCAACATTTCCAACAATTATCCAAGGTGCCCTACGTATCGTGGTGATTTTTATCGCGATAGCCCTGCTCGATTGGCGCTTGATGCTGTTGAGCTTGGTTCTGATTCCTGTATTGCTGATGACAATGCACATGTACCGCAAGATCTCGATGCCAGTATTCGATGGTATTCGAATTCAAGTGAGCAATATCAACGGTCGATTGAATGAATCTTTGCAAGGTATGGCGCTGATCCAAGCGTTTCGTCAGCAGCAGTCATTCAAAGAAAAATTCGAGCAAGAGAACCAAAGTTGGTTTGAATTTAGAACGAAATCGATTGCGATCGACAGCTTTATGCTGATCCCATTAACGCGCTTAGTTTCGACATTAACAGCGGCGGGTATAGTGGCGTGGTTTGCAGGGGCTTCATTTAGCACTGTGGTTGAAGTGGGAACCTTGTATGCGTTTCTTAATTATATTGAACGATTCTTTGACCCGTTCCGTCAGTTATCAATGGAGTTAAGAAAGTTACAGGTGGCGACGGTCTCTTCAAAGCGTGTTTTTGAACTACTTGATGATGAGTCTGAACACGACCGCTATTCACGCGAGAAGGTACAGGTTTCTGAACCTTATGACATTGAATTTAAAAACGTGCAGCTAAGCTATGAAGAAGGTAACCCTGTATTGAATGATGTCAGCTTTGTCGCTAAGGGGGGGCAATTTACTGCGATTGTAGGCCACACAGGTAGTGGCAAAAGCTCGGTTATTAATCTACTGATGCGTTTTTATGATTACCAACGCGGTGAGGTGCTTATTGGAGGGAAGCCACTGTCTGATTTTCCTGAAGAGCAGTTACGTCAAATGTTTGGTTTGGTTTCGCAAGACCCCACTATATTCAGTGGCTCTGTTCTTGAAAATATCGATCTTACAGGCAGTCATTTAGCTGAAGGCTCTCATTCTCAAAAGAGAGCCCGAAAATTAAAGGCAGTAACGGCGGCTAAGCAAGTGAAAGCACACTCGTTTATTTCCCGTTTGACGGATGGTTACGACCATCACCCCGGCCAAGGTGGTGCTTCATTCTCTGTTGGAGAAAAGCAACTCTTGGCGTTGGCGCGAGCTATTTCACACGATCCTAAGATCTTTCTACTCGATGAAGCCACAGCCAATATTGATAGTGATACTGAAGAAGCGGTGAAAATGGCATTAGAGGAAATTCAAGACGGCAGAACCGTGATTACTGTAGCTCACCGATTATCGACGATTAAACATGCCGACCAGATATTAGTCATGAATAAAGGGCAGATCGTACAGAGCGGAACCCACGATGAATTAGTCCATCAAAATGGTGACTATCGTGATTTATATCTTGCTCAGAAGGAGCAAGAAGAAAAAGAACACTTGAGCAGCAAGCTAGGATTGTCAGCTGTTACAGCATAA
- a CDS encoding glutathione synthase, with the protein MNTEKQPVISQQTIEDAAEWAIMHGVAFRQSDNTARHCPFSIAPMTMERRVYEHLLKVTPLVTKLVSNVSEDHDFLQSSLSDMAKADPFFGRLMELHQQAHGSESQRLHPARQPLLLMRTDFMDDRKHGAKVIEFNGIAAGMAPFGQKATEFHAFMHNQWPETYQNWLEDKSATPAENQGLEQMAFGIATSARKVREHFDDSAKPTFLMVVQKNEDNVYDQHLLEVELQKQGIRTVRRTFEQLSKQLSSGENQRLLLEGIGAIDVVYLRAGYQYSDYWAPDLNESVCCQTLSQTRLFMEQHYVAMNATISQQLATSKTMQMMLTMMPASEYARWGLTLEEAELVKSVLADMKPINTNTIEWFNSDAIKQEWVLKNQGEGGGHCVFGDDISEQLNQLKPEEYDAWALMQRLYPHERDVPTIAVRDTQQTLVDDLVSEVGLFTAYYQGEPVTQLDGYAGYLIRSKPASENEGGIHSGKGILDSLVLID; encoded by the coding sequence ATGAATACAGAGAAACAACCAGTGATTTCACAACAAACCATCGAAGATGCTGCTGAGTGGGCAATTATGCATGGCGTCGCGTTCCGTCAATCTGATAACACGGCAAGGCATTGTCCTTTTAGTATCGCGCCGATGACGATGGAACGTAGAGTTTATGAGCATCTTCTTAAAGTCACGCCTTTGGTGACTAAACTGGTGAGCAACGTTTCAGAAGATCACGACTTCTTGCAGTCATCTCTGAGTGATATGGCGAAAGCGGACCCGTTTTTTGGCCGTTTGATGGAATTGCATCAACAGGCTCATGGCAGTGAATCTCAAAGACTACACCCTGCTCGACAGCCGTTATTGCTGATGCGAACCGACTTTATGGATGATCGTAAACACGGAGCCAAAGTCATTGAGTTTAATGGCATTGCCGCAGGTATGGCACCGTTTGGACAAAAAGCGACAGAGTTCCATGCTTTTATGCACAACCAATGGCCAGAGACTTATCAAAATTGGTTAGAAGATAAATCAGCGACTCCAGCAGAAAACCAAGGGCTTGAGCAAATGGCTTTCGGTATTGCGACCTCGGCAAGAAAGGTAAGAGAGCACTTTGATGATTCAGCTAAACCTACATTTTTGATGGTGGTGCAGAAGAACGAAGATAATGTATACGACCAACATCTACTTGAGGTCGAACTACAAAAACAGGGCATTCGCACGGTTCGTCGTACCTTTGAACAGCTGAGTAAGCAGCTTTCAAGCGGAGAGAACCAACGCTTACTCCTTGAGGGTATTGGCGCAATTGATGTCGTGTATCTGCGTGCTGGCTATCAGTATTCTGATTACTGGGCGCCGGATCTGAATGAGTCTGTTTGTTGCCAAACACTGAGTCAAACTCGTCTATTTATGGAGCAGCACTATGTGGCGATGAATGCCACGATTAGCCAACAACTCGCCACCAGTAAAACCATGCAAATGATGCTGACCATGATGCCTGCATCGGAATACGCGCGCTGGGGTTTAACGCTTGAAGAAGCAGAGCTAGTTAAGAGTGTGCTGGCTGATATGAAGCCAATTAATACCAATACTATCGAGTGGTTCAATAGCGATGCGATTAAACAAGAGTGGGTGTTAAAAAACCAAGGTGAAGGTGGCGGTCACTGCGTATTTGGTGATGACATTAGTGAACAATTGAACCAGCTCAAACCGGAAGAGTACGACGCCTGGGCTCTGATGCAACGTTTGTATCCACATGAACGTGATGTTCCAACCATTGCTGTGCGAGATACTCAACAAACGTTAGTTGATGATCTTGTGAGTGAGGTTGGGCTGTTCACCGCCTATTACCAAGGTGAGCCAGTCACTCAGCTTGATGGTTATGCGGGATACTTGATTCGCAGTAAACCTGCCAGTGAAAACGAAGGTGGGATCCACAGTGGCAAAGGGATTCTAGACTCGTTGGTGTTGATTGATTAA
- a CDS encoding AraC family transcriptional regulator — MALISEASEFDADGLPAPVIGVAADIGQHDSGIHYHKKGQLLYAPQGCITLTLEDALCILPPTKAVWIPPYTKHRAQMTNVVAYRSLYFDSSIYTCPEEIEIIEVNELLKALINKMSFWDWDIASEQTTNTANLFWEEFYCANKHSFILPLPTDRRFKRFCEQVRSDSFLAPGLSTLADSVGASTKTITRLFKAETGMTYQDWRQQWRLFKAIELLSENRQVGDVAELLEFSSNSAFITFFKQQTGQTPLAFTKLRA, encoded by the coding sequence ATGGCATTAATTAGCGAAGCGAGTGAGTTTGATGCAGACGGCTTACCCGCACCTGTAATCGGTGTTGCTGCAGATATAGGTCAGCACGACTCAGGCATCCACTACCACAAGAAAGGTCAGCTACTGTACGCTCCGCAAGGCTGCATCACTTTGACCTTAGAAGACGCTCTTTGCATTTTGCCGCCGACCAAAGCGGTATGGATCCCGCCTTATACCAAACATAGAGCGCAGATGACTAACGTCGTGGCCTATCGTTCGCTCTATTTCGACAGTAGTATTTACACATGCCCGGAAGAGATAGAAATCATAGAGGTAAATGAGCTACTAAAGGCTTTAATCAACAAAATGTCGTTTTGGGACTGGGACATTGCATCCGAGCAAACCACCAATACTGCCAACCTATTTTGGGAGGAATTCTACTGCGCTAATAAGCACTCATTCATTTTGCCACTCCCCACAGATCGCCGATTCAAACGCTTTTGTGAACAAGTTAGAAGCGATTCGTTCTTAGCCCCCGGGTTATCGACATTAGCGGATTCAGTTGGGGCAAGCACTAAAACCATCACTCGATTGTTCAAGGCAGAAACAGGCATGACTTATCAAGATTGGCGACAACAGTGGCGCTTATTTAAAGCCATCGAACTGCTCTCAGAAAATCGACAGGTCGGCGATGTCGCAGAGCTATTGGAGTTCTCATCCAATAGTGCGTTTATTACCTTTTTCAAGCAACAAACTGGACAAACACCACTCGCCTTCACCAAGTTGAGAGCGTGA
- a CDS encoding multidrug effflux MFS transporter — MKTKPSLWQMVLLAMFPQIAETIYSPTLDSISKSFDVSYTQAAQTLSVYFSVFALGVVVWGVLADKWGRRPTMLLGLGLFASSAVIAMQTNSFTWLMIARVMGAFGLAVGSVVTQTMLRDAFSGPELAKVFGYMGMGLSISPIIGLLLGAQLSEAGGHQYVFTALLIMVLALIAHSLWSLPETQQSKQPLHLKSLGIRMVKDGSIWISALLVASFNIALFSYYQLGSFTFLQLGFSIEQFGYSGVVLGFGTLLGSLVNKSLLKRQVSSTSLIGLAAGLQTLGAVGVYFSQDTIWFLLPMVLVVMAFGIAIPNVLSRALVLYQSQAGSAGALLGLMYYTLIGSGLALAGMIQDLGVVLVLCGALSVLVAIRSRL, encoded by the coding sequence ATGAAAACAAAACCTTCTTTATGGCAAATGGTGCTGCTAGCGATGTTCCCGCAAATTGCAGAAACCATCTATAGTCCGACTCTGGATTCAATATCTAAATCCTTTGATGTTAGTTACACACAAGCAGCACAAACTCTCTCGGTCTATTTCTCTGTATTTGCATTAGGTGTGGTGGTTTGGGGGGTGTTGGCAGATAAGTGGGGGCGTCGACCAACTATGTTATTGGGGTTGGGGTTATTTGCCAGTTCGGCAGTCATTGCCATGCAAACCAATAGCTTTACTTGGTTGATGATAGCAAGAGTGATGGGGGCATTCGGGCTTGCCGTTGGCTCGGTTGTTACTCAGACCATGTTGCGAGATGCTTTTAGTGGCCCAGAGTTGGCTAAGGTATTTGGTTATATGGGGATGGGGCTGTCGATTAGCCCAATCATTGGGTTGTTGCTTGGCGCTCAATTAAGTGAGGCTGGTGGACACCAATACGTATTTACTGCCTTACTTATTATGGTGTTGGCACTAATAGCACACAGTTTGTGGTCTTTGCCGGAAACACAGCAATCTAAGCAGCCGTTGCATCTAAAATCGCTCGGTATTCGCATGGTCAAAGACGGCAGCATTTGGATTTCAGCACTGCTTGTCGCATCGTTCAATATTGCGCTGTTTTCGTATTACCAACTAGGTTCATTCACCTTCTTACAGCTTGGATTTAGTATCGAGCAGTTTGGTTATAGCGGTGTCGTTCTTGGGTTCGGAACCTTGCTAGGAAGTTTGGTTAATAAGTCGTTATTAAAGCGGCAAGTTTCCTCTACCTCTTTGATTGGACTAGCCGCTGGTCTTCAAACGCTAGGTGCGGTGGGTGTGTACTTTTCACAGGACACGATTTGGTTCTTACTACCGATGGTGCTGGTGGTGATGGCGTTTGGAATTGCGATTCCTAATGTACTGAGCCGAGCCTTGGTACTTTACCAATCTCAAGCCGGAAGTGCAGGGGCATTGCTTGGTTTGATGTATTACACCTTGATTGGGTCTGGGCTCGCTCTAGCGGGAATGATTCAAGATCTAGGTGTGGTGCTAGTACTTTGTGGCGCATTATCTGTGTTGGTGGCGATACGCAGTCGACTCTAG
- a CDS encoding TetR/AcrR family transcriptional regulator yields MLREQIAASLEVAFSQQGFAEPSVAQLKTACNVSLRTLYKHFPSKEAMIVGALEYRHQRYLNFLLEASPEAGLEAVVHIFNKLQQWLEEYAPHGCMSMNAIAAFPDNELINQAVTQHKEQVRLLIGEQSLRDDLATPLFLLHEGVSSAWPVLGEEAVASAQNMVTKLLKETR; encoded by the coding sequence ATGTTGAGAGAACAGATTGCAGCAAGCCTTGAAGTGGCATTTAGCCAACAGGGCTTTGCGGAACCGAGCGTTGCACAACTGAAAACGGCGTGCAATGTCAGCCTAAGAACCCTGTATAAACACTTCCCTTCAAAAGAAGCGATGATTGTTGGTGCATTGGAATACCGACATCAGCGCTACCTTAACTTCCTGTTAGAAGCATCTCCTGAGGCTGGTTTGGAAGCTGTCGTTCATATTTTCAACAAACTTCAACAATGGCTAGAAGAGTATGCGCCGCACGGCTGCATGTCGATGAATGCCATTGCTGCGTTCCCAGATAATGAGCTTATCAACCAAGCAGTTACGCAACATAAAGAACAAGTTCGTTTGCTTATAGGCGAGCAGAGCCTGCGAGATGATCTCGCAACGCCCCTGTTTTTACTTCATGAAGGCGTATCAAGCGCGTGGCCAGTATTAGGCGAGGAAGCGGTGGCATCAGCACAGAATATGGTGACAAAATTACTCAAGGAAACACGATGA
- a CDS encoding alcohol dehydrogenase family protein: MKFEIPKMMKGVEMLGHGGAEMLGYREDIAVPQIEPNEVLIKVMAAGVNNTDINTRIGWYSKSDDSDDASWSGEALKFPRIQGADVCGFIVAVGNEVSEDRIGERVLIEPCLTEVYGRDLPQPWYFGSECDGGFAEYTKVAAKHAYAVNSSMSDVELASFPCSYSTAENMLTRASVVEGDRVLISGASGGVGSAAIQLAKARGAYVIAITSPSKNQQLLELGADEVIARDADLVETLGESSVNVVIDLVAGDKWPEFLDVLKPHGRYAVSGAIGGAMVELDVRTLYLKDLSFFGCTVLEPQVFQNLVNRIEKQQIGAIVAQSFPLADIHTAQDEFLKKKHVGKIVLKVVER, encoded by the coding sequence ATGAAATTCGAAATACCGAAAATGATGAAAGGCGTAGAGATGTTGGGTCACGGCGGAGCAGAAATGCTTGGCTACCGCGAAGATATCGCTGTACCTCAAATCGAACCTAATGAAGTGCTGATTAAAGTGATGGCAGCAGGCGTTAACAATACCGATATCAACACACGAATCGGCTGGTACTCAAAAAGCGATGATTCAGACGATGCCAGTTGGTCGGGTGAAGCGCTAAAGTTTCCTCGTATCCAAGGTGCTGATGTGTGCGGTTTCATTGTAGCAGTCGGTAATGAAGTCTCTGAAGATCGTATTGGTGAGCGTGTTCTTATCGAACCTTGTTTAACGGAGGTGTATGGGCGAGATCTGCCACAACCATGGTATTTTGGTTCTGAGTGTGATGGCGGTTTTGCTGAATACACTAAAGTCGCAGCAAAGCACGCTTATGCAGTGAACAGTTCTATGTCGGATGTTGAACTGGCGTCTTTTCCATGTTCTTACTCGACAGCAGAGAACATGCTGACTCGCGCAAGTGTGGTTGAAGGTGATCGCGTGCTGATTTCTGGCGCATCGGGCGGTGTGGGGTCAGCGGCGATTCAATTGGCGAAAGCACGCGGTGCTTACGTGATTGCGATTACTAGCCCAAGCAAAAACCAACAGTTACTTGAGCTTGGTGCCGATGAGGTCATTGCTCGCGATGCTGATTTAGTCGAAACGTTGGGCGAAAGCAGCGTGAACGTTGTGATTGATTTAGTGGCGGGTGATAAGTGGCCAGAGTTTCTTGACGTCCTAAAGCCGCACGGTCGTTATGCCGTGTCTGGTGCGATTGGTGGTGCGATGGTCGAGCTAGATGTTCGTACTCTGTACCTGAAAGACCTGAGCTTTTTTGGTTGCACGGTTTTGGAACCGCAAGTATTCCAAAACTTGGTTAACCGCATTGAGAAACAGCAGATCGGCGCAATTGTCGCGCAGTCTTTCCCATTGGCTGACATCCATACCGCACAAGACGAATTCTTGAAGAAAAAGCACGTCGGTAAGATCGTATTGAAAGTCGTGGAGCGCTAG
- a CDS encoding HDOD domain-containing protein — protein sequence MFKRVLQALFSPFASKQGKQLNSSQSASQKTASDEVCSQGQTAVKPSIFVPPSSNQPSSLIVDKAMSFHDGEFLDYLFGESRLRTESDPFSDFVACQVERLIRSPKALLNELPVMPASVTTLMSELQSDEFDVGALLKVIEREPSMAADVVKLANSAFYKRNEKQVTDLKTAFLNMGSQGLVEGVVNSYMKNFTPGNNIYWRHFGEKIWNHSIQTASFSKELMKESSSQEDQASAYFVGLIRNLGKMIIFQMMVEAFKHVDPSVPSNSLALKRLINSYSIRLTYTIAKFWELPESVLTAIGYQESSRYACTPLGQAVFEANSLSELTCLLEEQMIDIEQFKSRCKERLTSPEAYKVANRIYKESELALVG from the coding sequence ATGTTTAAAAGGGTATTACAGGCACTATTTTCCCCTTTCGCTTCCAAGCAAGGTAAGCAGCTAAATTCCTCACAAAGTGCCTCTCAGAAAACTGCCTCAGATGAGGTCTGCTCTCAAGGGCAAACGGCTGTTAAGCCTTCAATCTTTGTACCGCCTTCGTCAAATCAACCATCATCATTGATCGTCGACAAAGCGATGAGCTTTCACGATGGTGAGTTTCTTGATTATCTGTTTGGAGAGTCACGTCTACGAACAGAATCAGACCCATTTAGCGACTTTGTGGCGTGCCAAGTTGAACGCTTGATTCGTTCTCCTAAAGCTCTGCTTAATGAATTACCCGTGATGCCTGCTTCTGTCACGACATTAATGAGTGAACTGCAGAGTGATGAGTTTGATGTCGGTGCCCTGCTAAAGGTGATTGAGCGAGAGCCAAGTATGGCGGCCGATGTGGTTAAACTGGCTAACAGTGCGTTCTACAAACGCAATGAAAAGCAGGTGACGGACCTAAAAACTGCATTCTTAAATATGGGCTCTCAAGGCCTTGTTGAGGGAGTGGTGAATTCTTACATGAAGAACTTTACGCCGGGTAATAATATTTACTGGCGTCATTTCGGCGAAAAAATTTGGAATCACAGTATCCAAACGGCTTCTTTTTCTAAGGAGTTAATGAAAGAGTCGTCATCTCAAGAAGACCAAGCTTCCGCATATTTTGTTGGGTTGATCCGTAATTTAGGCAAGATGATCATTTTCCAAATGATGGTAGAAGCTTTCAAGCATGTTGACCCTTCTGTTCCGTCTAACTCATTGGCGTTGAAGCGTTTGATTAATAGTTATTCTATTCGCCTGACTTACACGATTGCTAAGTTCTGGGAGTTGCCTGAATCGGTACTGACAGCTATTGGTTATCAAGAATCGAGCAGATACGCATGCACTCCACTTGGCCAAGCTGTGTTTGAGGCTAACTCATTGAGTGAGCTGACGTGCTTATTAGAAGAGCAGATGATAGATATCGAGCAGTTTAAGAGTCGATGCAAAGAGAGGCTGACGTCACCGGAAGCGTACAAGGTAGCTAACCGCATCTACAAAGAGTCTGAATTGGCGTTGGTGGGATAA
- a CDS encoding DUF1090 domain-containing protein — MTRHLKGSLLFLCALSFNSMASTQCDALAGCEKKFCEIEYQIKKAEQYDNQYKVERLTKALKAAKENCTNEGLKEDLRDKIESNEEDLAEYRADLEEAKRDDKADKIQKYQHKIEKELHKIDRLKQELAEIP; from the coding sequence ATGACTCGACACTTAAAAGGCTCATTATTGTTTCTTTGCGCACTCTCTTTTAACAGCATGGCGAGCACCCAATGCGACGCTCTCGCGGGTTGCGAGAAGAAGTTCTGTGAGATCGAATATCAAATTAAGAAAGCAGAACAATACGACAACCAGTACAAAGTAGAGCGATTAACAAAAGCGTTGAAAGCCGCGAAAGAAAACTGCACCAATGAGGGTTTGAAAGAAGACCTCCGTGACAAAATCGAATCCAATGAAGAAGATTTGGCCGAATACAGAGCTGACTTAGAAGAAGCAAAAAGAGACGATAAAGCGGATAAGATTCAAAAATACCAACATAAGATCGAAAAAGAACTGCATAAAATCGATCGCTTAAAGCAAGAGTTAGCAGAGATCCCTTAA
- a CDS encoding SgrR family transcriptional regulator yields the protein MGNLKRKLELYEKIFQTFGPGVSRCQVSQLAALLHVSERHVQTLLKAMTAQGWIEWQASSGRNKKAQLTCLIEPIEACYQYAKNQADSGNVERVFSTLSFNGRNAGAELQAFLSSANQSAQSVAYIPFHRELETLHPQRVLRRTERFLVMQVCQRLTSVQHGKLSGDLACHWQPNEDATVWHFQIRNGVQFHSGRTLEAQDIARNLNSLSQDKIWRRCYQHIDEASVSTGNVVVVKLNQPDWHLPRLLARVEASIFDLSSSTDRLIGSGAFSLDIFSSKMLRLSRNSAYVHSTPILNRVELWVYPEWAQSKACAQNQVCVKLPEKTITMSGDNSADQQNFGSTFFKIQNPTLSKPFREFTVEDTSECQVLFKQLSVSGESSIGVEYGHYRTIKDIALCSIIDENDTFASWLSFFSRFPFGELTLPAEMLETIEQGLASIRNQPNFELAMNALLILRLWLNDSGIVVELKQETFNLEVSEKIHGAQVNGFGWCELDKLWISHL from the coding sequence TTGGGCAACCTTAAGCGCAAGCTTGAACTGTACGAAAAGATATTTCAGACTTTTGGGCCTGGAGTATCACGCTGCCAAGTCAGCCAATTAGCAGCCTTGCTGCATGTGAGTGAGCGTCACGTTCAAACTCTACTCAAAGCAATGACAGCGCAAGGCTGGATTGAATGGCAAGCCAGTTCTGGGCGTAACAAAAAGGCACAACTCACCTGTCTGATTGAACCGATAGAAGCGTGCTACCAATATGCGAAAAACCAAGCAGATTCAGGCAACGTCGAGCGGGTATTTAGCACCTTAAGCTTTAATGGACGCAACGCTGGCGCGGAACTGCAAGCTTTTCTAAGCAGCGCCAATCAATCTGCACAGAGCGTCGCGTACATTCCCTTTCACCGTGAGCTTGAGACTCTTCATCCTCAGCGAGTACTTAGGCGCACCGAACGCTTCTTAGTGATGCAGGTTTGCCAACGCCTCACCTCCGTTCAGCACGGTAAGCTCAGCGGCGATTTAGCCTGCCATTGGCAACCCAATGAAGATGCAACTGTCTGGCACTTCCAAATTCGTAATGGCGTTCAATTCCACAGCGGTCGAACACTTGAAGCTCAAGACATAGCACGCAACCTTAACTCACTCAGCCAAGACAAAATATGGCGTCGCTGCTATCAGCATATTGATGAGGCCTCTGTCTCGACTGGTAATGTGGTTGTCGTGAAATTGAATCAACCTGATTGGCATTTACCGCGCTTACTTGCCAGAGTTGAAGCCTCCATTTTTGATCTCTCATCTTCGACCGATAGGCTGATTGGTTCTGGCGCATTCTCGTTAGACATTTTCTCGAGCAAGATGTTGAGATTGAGCCGCAATAGCGCGTATGTACACAGTACGCCCATTCTTAATCGAGTTGAGTTGTGGGTCTATCCTGAATGGGCACAGAGCAAAGCTTGCGCTCAAAATCAGGTGTGTGTGAAGCTGCCCGAAAAGACGATCACAATGAGTGGAGATAACTCTGCTGATCAACAGAATTTCGGCTCAACGTTTTTCAAGATTCAGAACCCAACATTGTCTAAACCATTTCGCGAATTCACCGTTGAAGACACCTCTGAATGCCAAGTGCTATTCAAACAGTTATCGGTTTCTGGTGAGAGTTCGATTGGCGTTGAATATGGACACTACCGAACCATCAAAGACATCGCGCTATGCAGCATTATTGATGAAAACGACACCTTTGCTTCGTGGCTAAGCTTCTTCAGTCGGTTCCCGTTTGGGGAGTTAACACTACCTGCTGAGATGCTAGAGACAATCGAACAAGGTTTAGCCTCAATAAGAAACCAGCCAAACTTTGAGTTAGCAATGAATGCACTGTTGATACTTCGGCTTTGGTTGAACGACTCTGGGATTGTGGTTGAGCTCAAGCAAGAGACGTTCAACTTAGAGGTGTCTGAAAAGATACACGGCGCACAAGTGAATGGTTTCGGTTGGTGCGAACTCGACAAGTTATGGATTAGCCATTTGTAA
- a CDS encoding Gfo/Idh/MocA family protein encodes MSNTQRKIKWGIAGLGNIANRFATAVTDHSLHGELYAVAARAHSRAATFANKFDCDKAYGSYEALAQDPDVEVVYIATVHPYHKPLTKLFLSHNKHVLVEKPAFTNLGDWLEMKALAEQNGVMLLEAMKTVVFPAYRELTSFLISKQIKLDSIEASFGNEHDYDPNLFIFNPDLAGGATLDVGVYGLWFFYDLCRTLGVRPSIPQVEMSSLYEESNVDTDSCFQFSGEISATISASTVRNLPRAARLTGPDITITIQEKWWNPAHIEIEYQNKTLTIQHPIQGNGFEYQIEHFSQLVLEGKLESDILSSKISAQVLETMEKALADAGYQHLTQPNI; translated from the coding sequence ATGAGCAACACGCAACGCAAGATTAAATGGGGCATAGCCGGGCTAGGTAATATCGCCAATAGATTCGCAACCGCAGTCACAGACCACTCTCTGCATGGTGAGTTGTATGCTGTTGCAGCAAGAGCTCACTCTCGCGCAGCCACGTTCGCCAATAAGTTTGATTGCGATAAAGCTTATGGATCTTATGAAGCCTTGGCTCAAGATCCCGATGTTGAAGTGGTGTACATTGCCACGGTCCACCCTTATCACAAACCTCTAACCAAACTATTTCTGAGCCACAACAAGCACGTATTGGTAGAGAAACCTGCCTTTACCAACCTAGGTGATTGGTTAGAAATGAAAGCCCTAGCTGAGCAAAATGGTGTGATGTTGCTAGAGGCAATGAAGACTGTCGTGTTCCCAGCTTATCGCGAGCTTACATCGTTTTTAATCAGCAAACAGATTAAGCTTGATTCGATAGAAGCCAGCTTTGGCAACGAGCACGACTACGATCCTAACCTGTTTATCTTCAATCCGGATTTAGCCGGTGGAGCAACACTTGATGTTGGAGTGTATGGTCTGTGGTTCTTCTACGATTTATGTCGCACTCTTGGGGTTAGGCCTTCTATCCCTCAAGTAGAGATGTCGAGCCTCTATGAAGAATCAAATGTTGATACCGATTCATGCTTCCAGTTCTCTGGAGAAATCAGCGCGACCATATCGGCTTCAACGGTACGCAATCTGCCACGCGCTGCGCGATTAACTGGCCCAGACATCACTATCACAATTCAAGAGAAGTGGTGGAACCCTGCTCACATCGAGATCGAATACCAAAATAAAACCTTAACTATCCAACACCCGATTCAGGGTAATGGGTTCGAATATCAAATCGAGCACTTCTCGCAACTTGTATTAGAGGGCAAACTTGAGTCTGATATCCTAAGCTCAAAGATAAGTGCACAGGTTCTTGAAACCATGGAAAAAGCACTCGCTGATGCTGGCTACCAACACTTAACTCAACCTAACATTTAG